A stretch of the Ostrea edulis chromosome 9, xbOstEdul1.1, whole genome shotgun sequence genome encodes the following:
- the LOC125660170 gene encoding uncharacterized protein LOC125660170, with protein MRRVNTDVVGDKPVRNDAGEMSMSEEAKQQAWFEHYKRLLNVEFEWDPGHLSDKPPLEGPPIPITIEMVKKAIAEMKTGKAPGPSGVVVEMMRAAGDSSAIMLHDLAMAIIRRGTTDAIFVVRQLHEKYLAVNERLYMAFVDLEKAFDRVPRQVIWWALRKLGVEEWIVKLVQKLGRIPMCHTGVGSNSIHCKGCKHWVHKKCSSLKHLKEDPNYRCPKCLGTARPIDGRPQKEVQVGTDKLEVVASFCYLGDMLSAAGGCVLSTITRVKTAWNKFRELMPILSSRHLSYKTRGRLYSTYVQITMLYASETWPLPKPDLRLGQNDRAMVRQICRVEPEDMASVRSSELLARLGIDDLDAILREKRLRWFGHVARSSGAINNVFNMKQAF; from the exons ATGAGAAGGGTTAATACAGATGTTGTTGGAGACAAGCCAGTAAGGAATGATGCAGGGGAGATGTCCATGAGTGAAGAGGCTAAACAGCAGGCATGGTTTGAGCACTACAAGAGGCTCCTCAATGTTGAGTTTGAGTGGGACCCAGGTCACTTGTCAGACAAACCACCACTTGAAGGTCCACCCATCCCAATCACCATCGAAATGGTAAAGAAGGCCATCGCCGAGATGAAGACCGGCAAAGCTCCTGGACCATCAGGGGTAGTGGTTGAGATGATGAGAGCGGCAGGCGACTCAAGTGCTATCATGCTCCATGACCTCGCAATGGCTATCATCC GCAGAGGCACAACAGATGCAATATTTGTTGTCCGTCAGCTGCATGAGAAGTACCTGGCAGTAAATGAGAGACTCTACATGGCCTTCGTGGATCTAGAGAAAGCTTTTGACAGAGTACCGCGACAAGTGATTTGGTGGGCGCTGAGAAAACTTGGTGTCGAGGAATGGATTGTGAAACTGGTGCAGA AGCTCGGGCGAATTCCCATGTGCCATACCGGTGTAGGCAGCAACAGTATACACTGCAAGGGATGTAAGCACTGGGTGCATAAGAAGTGCAGCAGCCTTAAGCACTTGAAAGAGGATCCCAATTACCGCTGCCCTAAATGCCTGGGAACTGCTCGACCAATAGATGGGAGGCCACAGAAGGAAGTTCAAGTTGGAACAGACAAGCTAGAGGTAGTAGCTTCCTTCTGCTACTTAGGTGACATGCTGTCTGCGGCTGGAGGATGTGTGCTCTCAACGATCACTCGTGTGAAGACGGCCTGGAATAAATTCAGGGAACTGATGCCTATCCTCTCTTCCCGTCATCTTTCCTATAAGACCCGTGGCAGGTTGTACAGCACATATGTGCAAATCACGATGCTGTATGCAAGCGAGACGTGGCCCTTGCCAAAACCAGACCTTCGCCTAGGACAAAATGACAGAGCCATGGTCAGACAGATTTGCAGGGTAGAGCCAGAAGACATGGCTAGTGTCAGATCAAGTGAGCTACTGGCACGACTTGGGATCGATGACCTCGACGCTATCCTGCGGGAGAAGAGGCTACGCTGGTTTGGGCACGTTGCTAGATCCAGTGGGGCAATCAATAATGTCTTTAATAtgaaacaagcattctga
- the LOC125663528 gene encoding craniofacial development protein 2-like translates to MSVYAPQRGLSDVDKDFFYDQLNAITATIQASELLIPCGDWNGHVGSTGTGFREVHGGLGYGRLDPDTEGERIQEYALAHNFLLGNTCFRKWDSHLITYKSGNTATHIDFILFRKTMHRHVTDEVLPGEEVALQHQLLVCDIRSAMPSKTKRKFSPHLKVWKLKDPETCSRFQEVFSEHMLASESDANSITEEVWASSKQVYRRQLRCVAQHGHINGDVKPGGGAMRLKGQLWQKDKHSRLGRLAREQKRTTWWPSVLQGT, encoded by the coding sequence ATGTCTGTGTACGCCCCACAGAGGGGGCTCAGTGATGTAGACAAGGACTTTTTCTATGATCAGCTTAATGCGATAACTGCTACGATTCAAGCATCAGAGCTCCTGATCCCTTGTGGTGATTGGAATGGTCATGTTGGCAGTACTGGTACAGGTTTTAGAGAAGTGCATGGAGGTCTGGGTTATGGCAGACTAGATCCTGATACTGAGGGAGAGAGGATCCAGGAGTATGCTTTAGCGCACAACTTTCTTCTAGGCAACACTTGCTTCAGGAAATGGGACAGTCACCTCATCACTTACAAGTCCGGAAATACAGCAACACATATTGATTTCATCTTGTTCAGGAAGACAATGCACAGGCATGTGACAGATGAGGTGTTGCCTGGGGAAGAGGTTGCTTTGCAGCATCAGCTCCTGGTATGCGACATTCGTTCAGCCATGCCATCGAAGACAAAACGAAAGTTCTCACCTCATCTGAAAGTGTGGAAACTGAAGGACCCTGAAACATGCAGCCGCTTCCAAGAAGTCTTCAGTGAACACATGCTTGCTTCTGAAAGTGATGCCAACTCCATAACTGAAGAAGTCTGGGCAAGTTCAAAACAGGTCTACCGAAGACAACTGAGGTGTGTGGCACAACATGGCCACATCAATGGCGACGTGAAACCTGGTGGTGGTGCGATGAGGTTGAAGGGGCAATTGTGGCAAAAAGACAAGCATTCAAGGCTTGGAAGGCTGGCAAGGGAACAAAAGAGGACTACTTGGTGGCCAAGCGTTCTGCAAGGCACATAG